The Synergistales bacterium DNA segment GTCCGGGGTGACCTACCGGGGAGCCGAGGGGTAGCGGCATGTCCTGGGATCGCGAGGAATTCCGCAGGGGGTTCAGGAGTGTGCTGCCCTTTGTGTTCGGCGTCTTCCCCTTCGCCGTGGTGGCCGGCGTGGCCGCCATCGAAACGGGGCTGAACGTGGTGCAGGCCGTGGGGATGTCGATGATCGTCTTCGCCGGGGCCTCCCAGCTTGCGGTGCTGCAGCTGCTGCAGGACGGGGCGCCCTTTGTGATCATCCTGGCCACGGGGCTGATCGTCAATCTGCGGTTCATGATGTACAGCGCGTCCATCGCGTCCCTTCTGGACACGAGGACGCCCTGGACGCGCCCCCTGCTGGCCTATATGCTCATCGACCAGCCCTACGCGATGACGCTGGCCCGGGCGCGGGAGGACGGCGACGGCGACTACACCTGCTTCTTTCTCGGCGCCGGGGTCTTCCTCTGGGGGGTCTGGGAGGCGGGTTCGCTTCTGGGCGCTCTGCTGGGGGACATCATCCCCCCGTCGCTCTCCCTGGGCTTCGCCGTGCCGCTGACCTTCACGGCGCTTTTGATCCCCAACCTCAAGGCGCGCTCCGACGTGGCGGCCGCCGTGGCCGGCGGCCTTGCGGCGGCAATCTTCGTGCCCATTGTCCCGCTGCGGGCGGGGCTGATCCTGGCGATCTTCACGGGGATCTTCGTCGGCGTTGTCGCGGGTCCGCGGCTGGACCGGAGGGGTGAGGCGCCGGAATGACCCTGCTGGTATGGGGTATCATCATTGTTCTGGGGCTCGGAACGTTTCTGCTCAAGGGGAGTTTCCTCTTCAGGGGAAGAGGGGGGACGCTGCCGCCGCTGGTCCGGCGGATGCTCCGCTACGTGCCCTCGGCGGCCATCGCGGCCATCATCGCCCCCGCCGTGGTCTATGCGCCGGACGGGGCGCTCTTCGAGCTTTCGGGGACGCGGATCGCGGCCGTCTCGGTGGCCTTCCTGACGGCCTGGAAGACCAGGAACATCGGGCTCACGCTGGTTGTGGGGATGAGCGTTCTGTGGGCGGTCTCCTGTCTGGGATAGGATACCGAGGAAGAGCGAAGAGAGGAGAGAGTGCGATGGAGGAGAGATCGACGCTTGTTGTCATCTGGAGCAGCGACAACCGGGAGGTCTGGGACGAGCTGGTTTTCATGTACACCCTGAACTCCGCGGTGAGAGGATGGTGGGACCGTGTGGTCCTGGTGATCTGGGGGCCTTCGGCGAAGCTCGCCGGCGCCGACGGGGGGATCGCCGACAACCTCCGCGACGCCGCGGCGAAGGGCGTGGAGCTGACGGCCTGCAAGGCCTGCGCCGACCACTACGGGGTTTCCGGGAGGCTGGAGGAGCTGGGCGTGGACGTGCGCTACATGGGCGAGCCGCTGACGGCGTTTCTCAAGTCCGGCGCCAGTGTGCTCACCTTCTAGGGTAGAAACGGGGTGTTCCGCCGCGGCCTGCCGGCAGGCCGCGGCGCTGTGCTCCCTCTGGAGCCCCCGATGAGCGGTCCCCGCTATGTGTCTTCCTGTTCCCCGAGCTCCTCTTCCAGCCGGGAGACCGTCTCCCGCTCCCTGGCGGGGAGCTGTTGCAGGATGGAGCGCCGCACCTCCTTTGC contains these protein-coding regions:
- a CDS encoding DsrE family protein; this translates as MEERSTLVVIWSSDNREVWDELVFMYTLNSAVRGWWDRVVLVIWGPSAKLAGADGGIADNLRDAAAKGVELTACKACADHYGVSGRLEELGVDVRYMGEPLTAFLKSGASVLTF
- a CDS encoding AzlC family ABC transporter permease codes for the protein MSWDREEFRRGFRSVLPFVFGVFPFAVVAGVAAIETGLNVVQAVGMSMIVFAGASQLAVLQLLQDGAPFVIILATGLIVNLRFMMYSASIASLLDTRTPWTRPLLAYMLIDQPYAMTLARAREDGDGDYTCFFLGAGVFLWGVWEAGSLLGALLGDIIPPSLSLGFAVPLTFTALLIPNLKARSDVAAAVAGGLAAAIFVPIVPLRAGLILAIFTGIFVGVVAGPRLDRRGEAPE
- a CDS encoding AzlD domain-containing protein, with the translated sequence MTLLVWGIIIVLGLGTFLLKGSFLFRGRGGTLPPLVRRMLRYVPSAAIAAIIAPAVVYAPDGALFELSGTRIAAVSVAFLTAWKTRNIGLTLVVGMSVLWAVSCLG